The Ziziphus jujuba cultivar Dongzao chromosome 3, ASM3175591v1 region atatatatatatatatatattaaaaaaaaggagttaattatattttttaaacatagaGAATTAgagatattaataaatataatttttgtcataacatccaaaatatatataatttttgtggtAATTTTACATAAAAGAGTGCACAACACTTTAGATtcataaaaagaacaaaaaaaaaaaaaaaaaagagtgtagAATGTAAAGTTTGAAACATTCAATTACTTGAAATTGGACatgattattaaatattatataaatcaaatatcATAACAACAAAGCAAAATTAAGTTGAAGAAATTTATAAAGctttttttgtctctttttgTTTAGGGAAAGTTTAGAGCATCTCAatctatttgaatttttaaatttttatattaacatAAATTTTCTGATAATAAATATCAATGTGTATGTCAAATTTTAGTATGATTTACCGGTGTATTAAAAGGCGCACAAAGGCAGGATTTAAACGTGAGGCGTGGAAAAACAAGGCCTTACATATAGCTTCAGTGTGGAAAAAGACGtttcagcccaaaaaaataaaaaaataaataagtgtgGAAAAAGAAGGTTAATGGTATTTTAACCATCCAAGGGTGAATCTAGGCGCGAAAAGGCGTaggtcttaaaaaaaattaaagttaattttaattaatttttttttttaaaaagttaagttATAACttaataaaacattaaaaattcacatatttaacaATACATGAAAACCTGTGGTGTTCAAGTTGAAATTAAGGAgtctaaaaacaattttttgcaTCTAATAACATAGACAATGAATTAGATGAAGAGGATAATGAATTAGAGTAATTAAACAAAAGATAGATTCTAGTGATATTTAATTgtctaataaaaattattaagagatcattttttttttgttaaaaataaaaagccactTAACAATATCATTGGTATAACTTCAAAATTCTTAGTACGTAAACTTAACAGCATaagatcatttaaaataataataaaatttattaaaacttaAGCCTTAATTTTGAATTCACAAATAGGAAGGTTCGGTTGGTGTTTTTCCACTAAATTATGTTTttcatgataatttttttttttattggagacttgaaaattataaagtttTTGTGAATTTATTCTAGTTAATTGtctacaaatttattttaattagatgCATTAGAGTGATATAAACTCATAtgcaatttaaaattcaaagtatgtattattttattatttactggTTTTAGAAtaattaagataataataaaataaagaaagatttttttttttgtttttgtgtttttttttggtttaatgcATAGGCTTCACTTAAACATGTCTAATTACAAGCTTAAGCCTTGACTTCACTATCTTACTTACAACGCCTTTTAGAACTTTGGTCTTTTGCAATGGcgtatattaaaaatatgatattggcaaataaaaaaaaattatttaatcaaatatttgaaaTGGTTGGATGCATTCGGTTTTACtcaatttagttttttaacaattaaaaatttaaaattacattaacAAATGATGTGaactttataaattttattataataaagctCATCATCAGAATTTAttgattgtatttttatatcaaatttcatataaaaaatacaattagcAAAATTTAAAGTTCATACTTGAAGAGGTTCAAAACGACTATACTATCAAAATTTGGCCATGCAATGGTAAAATACAATAGCATTGGATATGGAGTAGTGAAAGGGCTTCTCTTGACTTCTGAATTACAATTTTTAGATCTTGTAAGTTTTACTTGGATTCTTTATAAACACTCAGTCCAATTCATCATTTTCTCCCCTAAACCGGTGTCCTATTCCAATTTCTcgagaaacaaacaaataaacaaaatagaaaaagaaaaatttgaaatcCCTCATGTTTTTTTTCCACCTCCTCAACAAATTTTTCCCACCAATCAGAATGAGaatcaaaattagaaacaaaCAGAATCCCAAGTTCAATGATTCTACTTTCCACTACctgaaaatcaaaatcaaaaacccAAAAGCCCCCACATCTTTCTGACACTCTTCTCAGTCCCACTTGTTAATCTCACAGCCTAAGCTTTTTCCCTGTCCATAATAAATATCCACCAAATATCCAGACACCCTATAAATATCCACTTCCCAATtcttgcacctttttttttctctgtctgCAATGCCCTTTCGCCTATGCTTATCCAAATCATCCTCCTTCTTCAACCCAATAATTCCCAAATCCCAAATCTCCATGGCCAATCTCTCTTCTTTACCTACCAACCACAGAaccacctccaccaccaccaccactactcCCAGAACCCGCCTCAGGGGCGTGGTTTTCGACATGGACGGAACGCTTACGGTCCCTGTCATCGATTTCTTGGCAATGTATAAAGCAGTTCTTGGTGACGACGAGTACAGAAGGATTAAATCGGAAAACCCATCTGGGATCGATATTTTGCAGCAGATTGAGAATTGGAGCCCCGATAGGCAAAAAAAGGCCTACGAGATTATTACTGATTACGAACGCCAGGGGCTCGATCGCCTTCAAATCATGCCTGGTAtgggatttcttttttttcttttttttcttttttttcttttttgggttcttttctTGGTTATGGGTTTCTATTTGAATGCAGAAAACATTTTATAAGCAAATGAAAttgcctttttttaaaaaaaaaaaaaggaaaaaaagaaaaaaaaaataatgatcaatAAATGAATGTGGGTGAAGTTATAGAATATATAAACTTTAGTTCtcccaattttttattattatctctaATATTTGAAGGGACATGACAGGGGCCTTGGAtgttatatatagatttatatttatttatttatttattttgtttctaccTATGGGATTGATGGATGACTGGATGATGGCTTTCTTAGTGAATGGTTGCCAGGAAATCGTGGTAAAGTGGTAATGTGGGTCTtgtagtaattaatttttaaccttttggtgttttgataaataaatatcttgTGAAATAGTTCTTCTTCTAGTGTTGGAAACTAAATGAGTTTGCCTGAGTTTTGTGGTGTACTTGTCAAAGGACCTCTTTGGTTGAAGCAATTTAATAATGTGGATGAATAATGGTGCAGGTGCAGCAGAACTTTGTGGTTTGCTTGATTCTAAAAAAATAAGGTCAGGCACAGTTTCTGCACTTTAATATTTAGTTCTTGTTCTTTGTTACACTTTGGTTTGTTATGATTCATTTGAGCTCCTTGAGTCCTGAGTGGTGAGAAAATCTAGTTAAAGGTAGCTGGATAACTTAGATCCCCGTATAAGGCTTTAAATGttcaaataattgaattttggtTGTTGAGGATTGAGGTTGTGGACTTGAGTGCCATTTGCCCTCTATTTCGGTCACTGTGCAATTAACATTGCATGATGACAATATTTCAGTAAGTGAGTGATTAATGGTACCGGAGTTTACCATCTAATTCTGATAAAAACCAATTTGTTTTGCATGTTCATTCGTAATGTTCATGTATTTTTGCACCTGCACAcagatctaataaaaaatggCATCTGTATATGCATGCTCATCAAAAATTTCAGGTGTTTAAAATTTAGACCATTAAATGATTAGTGAATAATAGCGAGTTTAGTGAGTTTACATTGACCTTTGCATGTATTGAAGTACTAAAGAAGATACTTTTTTTGCTAGCTGAATTTCTGGTTTAATAGTTTTAAACCGTTTCGGTCCTAGTGATATAATTTGCCCAATAAGCGACGTTGGTGAAATATGCTTGTATTTGCATTTACTATTTTCAGAAGGGGATTAATCACACGCAACATTAACGACGCAGTTGATTTGTTCCATCAACGTTTTGGGGTAAGTGCACTGAAGTTCACAAATGGCTACATATTAATGGTGCTTTTTACACAGAATTGTTATTGTAATATTGGTCaacataattttctttgtttgcataatattaatttgaagtGATTGCAATTTAATTGATCGTATATAATTGGCCATGAAATCGCAATGCTATTTGTCTGCACAGTCAAGTATCAATTACATCTACATCCCAAGGAAAGtactttaaatttaaagataGAGGGACTAGGTGCCTCtgtttatttctttcacttGAAAATATCCTTTCTTCTAAAAATGTAAATGTATAGTTATTAACACCTTTATGAGTTCTGACATTTTTACCAATTATTTGAACAACGAAGGTAGCTGTTGCATAAATCTGAAATATTTCTCATTTTATGGCACCAATGTTAAAAGGTAGaacataaaattgtaaatttcttTTCCTCTAGAAACTTTTCATTATGAGATCTTTTCATGTCTTTTTGATATATCTGTTATTACTGCAGATGAAATTTTCTCCAGCTCTTAGCAGGGAATTTCGTCCTTGCAAGCCAGATCCAGCTCCATTACTGCATATATGTTCAATCTGGGAAGTTGAACCTAATGAAGTGATTATGGTTGGTGATAGTCTTAAAGATGATGTATGTTCCCTTGTTCACTTCTAGAAAATAATGTTATTGATGCTTAAGTGATACGGgttatcttctttattttgtGTTGTATCATGTGGGTTTGCAATGTGATGAATAAGCAGAAAAAAGGTGCTTTGTGAATGATAAAATAAGACGACTGAAATTTCTAGGTGGCAGATGTTTTTTTCCAGATTCAATGCTGCTGGAGTTATATGCTATCTCTAGGGTTTTACTTAGGTCTTATGAGACTAAAATTTCCTGTCATGATTAGGGTGTAATATTCTAATTGACCATGCTACATGGAGAGAAATCGTTTTAAAGTACCTGACTTTGCAGGTGGCATGCGGAAAGCGAGCAGGAGCATTTACATGCTTGCTTGATGAAAGTGGGAGATACAATGCTCCAGAATATGCCAATGTGGATCACAAACCCGATTTCAAAGTTTCTTCACTTACTGAAGTTTACTCGCTATTGGAAAGACATTTTGAGCTTGTACCTTGATCTGAACGTGGTTTCAACGGAATTTTCAATGCCTAACTGACTAGCGTTTACGTCATGCTCAATCTAAGAAAGGTCTCAAGTAAGATTGCCTCTTGGGTTTTCCTCCTTTATTTAAAGAGTTCAAGAAACCCGTCAAAGATTAAGCGGGATTGAATGAATCTCTGTTTCTTAAGTAGAAGAGAGAGGCTCATTCTGCAATTTGCACAAGAGTTCCTCATGGTGGGGAATAGTAGTGCACTGCAGAAAGAGTGACTGTCAGCGtgtaggagaaaaaaaaaaaaactttgaacgCATTGTAGCTGAGAAACAAAGTGGAGTGGTTTTTGTATTATGTAGCCACTTGATGTTTCCTGCAAGTAAAGATCATTGTTGTATATGTAGATATTATTTTGTGCAATGAaacttttatctatttatttaatattagaatttaaatttaaagatttATGGGTGGGGTGATAGATTGTGATCTtaagtggggaaaaaaaaattaaaaaaatacattcgCCCACCGTGGGGCTCGAACCCACGACCACAAGGTTAAGAGCCTTGCGCTCTACCGACTGAGCTAGACGGGCTTTGTGCGTGATAGAAAAAATTACGTTATAAATCTAGTGTGCTATGGTATCCTCCATGCGCTCCCTCCGAGGAAACTATATCTGCGCAGTTCAGTCCCAATTGAAGTTGTATTGattcattatttgattgattgttTACAcatgtaattatttaattaatttatatttagacTGTTGGCAggattttttttggcttaaaactttatttgagagccaaatttttttttataaaaaaatatagaagtttgaaaaaagttaaaaaaaaaaatttttttaagttgttttagaaaagttcaaattttGAGCTCctctaaaaagtttttttttttattttatatagaaatttaataagcatttattataatttaatgagcattgaatataatttttttatatataactaaacacttattagctttttaataaaaattattttttaaaaagatctattataaaaaattctacagaCTAGAGCTCCACTTTCACCAGctatatcaaatatattcttaatcTCTTCAAGGTTGATTCATTGATATctagattatattaatatactaACTAATTGCATATACAAACATGTAATGTTATTgcaaattaattccttaatactggtgaattatgaaaataacaaaaaatggaATAGATCATAACCACTTAATTCCCAGacattttaaatagttttatacAGACAGAACCGCATATGGACCAACTTATCAACATcctaaagaaattttttaacacaaaatgcttcaaaaaaatttcactatgctaaaaattcataaatcttCTTTCTGGTATTGATAATGACACAATCCTTTAAGCTAGGCATATCAATAAAGAACTTCAGTTCATGCTAATGGAAAAAGTCAGTGCAacaatctcataaaataaatagtttatCATACACGCCTTAGTCTGTTTTAAGTGTTGTAGTTAACTGCAAGtagataatataaattttaaaatattatttagtttcctaaagtaatttaaaaagtttcttatattattttaatattttaatatggtgAAAACACCGTGAGAATCTTATGATAAAGATATTTTATACGATAATGGTTTacaccaaaaaaccaaaaaaaaagatttttgaaaagtaaaaagGCCATAAATAATCTGGGCCTGGTCtaatctataattaaatattatatatatatatatatatatttatatggaggTGCTTCTTTTTACACTTTCCATTTTTCTAGTTGGATTGCATTTTGAGATCGAGTCCAAAAGTGGtaagataattaaataaatgtcaTGTTTATAAGGTTTATCATGTCCACCTTTGTGTGGCACAGTT contains the following coding sequences:
- the LOC107422730 gene encoding haloacid dehalogenase-like hydrolase domain-containing protein At2g33255 — protein: MPFRLCLSKSSSFFNPIIPKSQISMANLSSLPTNHRTTSTTTTTTPRTRLRGVVFDMDGTLTVPVIDFLAMYKAVLGDDEYRRIKSENPSGIDILQQIENWSPDRQKKAYEIITDYERQGLDRLQIMPGAAELCGLLDSKKIRRGLITRNINDAVDLFHQRFGMKFSPALSREFRPCKPDPAPLLHICSIWEVEPNEVIMVGDSLKDDVACGKRAGAFTCLLDESGRYNAPEYANVDHKPDFKVSSLTEVYSLLERHFELVP